A stretch of Camelina sativa cultivar DH55 unplaced genomic scaffold, Cs unpScaffold00517, whole genome shotgun sequence DNA encodes these proteins:
- the LOC104773336 gene encoding uncharacterized protein LOC104773336 codes for MKAMMAQLDVLTKALVPDPVVPTVRSKIVAGTIGVGPGDSPRKRKDYLDALEHVTRLKRKHFSGSTDPIVADEWRSRLVRNFNSTRCPEEYQKDIAVHFLEEEAHDWWVSVEKRTGGQVLTYADFEIEFNKKFFPLEAWDQLESEYLNLVQGEMTVCAYDVEFSRLRRFVGKEIEDEKAQVRRFIRGLRVDIRNHCMNGVFNSVVEVVERAAMIEAGIEEEKQLKREKVSSRSTHPAKTTDRKRKWDKVDNARSEPKYGECKTCGKYHSGSCWKAVGACGRCGSKDHEIRNCPRMDNGNGPRTCYLCGKEGHFKRECPKLDQRGNHGEETLPPPPKRQAVAPRVYELSEGTADGNYRAITGM; via the coding sequence ATGAAGGCCATGATGGCACAGCTGGACGTGCTCACAAAGGCGTTGGTACCGGATCCTGTGGTACCAACGGTACGTAGCAAGATTGTTGCGGGGACCATTGGGGTAGGTCCTGGAGATTCTCCGAGAAAGAGAAAGGACTACCTTGATGCACTGGAGCATGTCACGAGGCtaaagagaaaacatttttCGGGTAGTACGGACCCGATTGTGGCTGACGAGTGGAGGAGTCGACTTGTAAGGAATTTCAACTCCACTCGCTGCCCGGAGGAGTATCAAAAGGACATTGCTGTCCATTTCCTGGAAGAGGAAGCCCATGACTGGTGGGTATCAGTGGAGAAACGTACAGGTGGTCAAGTCCTAACTTATGCGGACTTTGAGATAGAATTCAACAAGAAATTCTTTCCCCTGGAGGCTTGGGACCAACTGGAAAGCGAGTACCTGAACCTGGTACAAGGGGAGATGACGGTATGCGCGTATGACGTTGAGTTCAGTCGCCTTAGGCGCTTTGTGGGAAAGGAAATTGAGGATGAGAAAGCACAAGTACGTCGCTTTATCCGTGGACTAAGGGTGGACATCCGCAACCATTGCATGAACGGTGTCTTTAACTCGGTCGTGGAAGTGGTGGAAAGGGCGGCTATGATTGAAGCTGGGATAGAGGAAGAGAAACAGCTCAAACGCGAGAAAGTTTCTTCTCGTTCGACTCACCCAGCCAAAACCACCGACCGAAAGAGGAAGTGGGACAAGGTGGATAACGCAAGGTCTGAACCCAAGTATGGGGAGTGCAAGACTTGCGGAAAGTACCACAGCGGTTCTTGCTGGAAGGCCGTGGGTGCATGCGGACGCTGTGGAAGTAAGGACCATGAGATCCGAAACTGTCCAAGGATGGACAATGGCAATGGGCCAAGGACCTGCTACTTGTGCGGGAAGGAGGGACATTTCAAGAGGGAATGTCCAAAGCTTGATCAACGTGGAAACCATGGCGAGGAAACTTTACCGCCACCACCAAAGAGACAGGCTGTTGCACCACGCGTGTATGAGCTGTCTGAGGGAACTGCCGATGGGAACTACAGGGCGATTACTGGTATGTAA